In Magnolia sinica isolate HGM2019 chromosome 12, MsV1, whole genome shotgun sequence, a single genomic region encodes these proteins:
- the LOC131220954 gene encoding 4-hydroxyphenylpyruvate dioxygenase produces the protein MGKEVEEEQKKTDAAHDSNHAAPSFKLVGYANFVRSNPRSDRFPVRRFHHIEFWSSDATNAYLRFSWGLGMTFAAKSDLSTGNLTHASYLLRSGNLQFLFSAPYSSTLPSLLNYNPAPATAQNSNPAPAPIPSFSAAAAHHFIASHGLGVRAVAIEVDDAVSAFEISVAHGAVPSAPPAQIGDSGAWLAEVRLYGDVVLRYISFEKPDPVFLPGFEAVESYPLDFGIRRLDHAVGNVTNLAEAVEYVKTFTGFHEFAEFTADDVGTAESGLNSVVLANNEEMVLLPMNEPVYGTKRKSQIQTFLEHNEGAGLQHLALVSEDIFKTMREMRKRSGVGGFEFMPSPPPTYYKNLRQRASDVLSEEQMKECEELGILVDRDDQGTLLQIFTKPIGDRPTIFLEIIQRVGCMLKDGEGKTYQKGGCGGFGKGNFSELFKSIEEYEKTLEAKITVESGAS, from the exons ATGGGGAAGGAAGTGGAAGAAGAGCAGAAGAAGACCGATGCAGCGCACGATAGCAACCATGCGGCGCCCTCCTTCAAGCTGGTGGGATACGCCAACTTCGTCCGGTCCAACCCCCGGTCAGACCGGTTCCCGGTCCGCCGGTTCCACCACATCGAGTTCTGGTCCTCCGACGCCACCAACGCCTACCTCCGCTTCTCTTGGGGCCTTGGAATGACCTTCGCCGCCAAATCTGACCTCTCCACCGGAAATCTTACACACGCCTCCTACCTCCTCCGCTCCGGCAATCTTCAGTTCCTCTTCTCCGCTCCTTACTCTTCTACCCTCCCTTCCCTCCTTAATTACAACCCTGCCCCTGCTACCGCCCAAAATTCCAATCCTGCCCCTGCCCCTATCCCCTCCTTCTCAGCCGCCGCGGCCCACCACTTCATCGCATCGCACGGGCTCGGCGTCCGGGCCGTCGCGATTGAGGTCGATGATGCAGTGTCGGCCTTCGAGATCAGTGTCGCCCACGGCGCCGTGCCGTCGGCCCCGCCAGCGCAGATCGGCGATAGTGGGGCGTGGCTCGCCGAGGTCCGCCTGTATGGAGATGTTGTTCTTAGGTACATCAGCTTTGAGAAGCCGGACCCGGTGTTCCTGCCTGGATTCGAGGCGGTGGAATCGTACCCATTGGATTTTGGGATACGACGGCTGGATCATGCCGTCGGGAATGTGACTAACCTGGCAGAGGCAGTTGAGTATGTGAAGACATTTACTGGGTTTCATGAATTTGCTGAGTTCACGGCCGACGACGTTGGGACAGCTGAGTCGGGGCTCAACTCGGTCGTGCTGGCAAACAATGAGGAGATGGTTCTGCTGCCAATGAACGAGCCGGTTTACG GTACAAAGCGGAAAAGTCAGATACAGACATTCTTGGAGCACAACGAGGGTGCCGGCCTTCAGCACCTTGCTCTTGTTAGTGAGGACATATTCAAGACAATGAgggagatgaggaagaggagcggTGTTGGTGGGTTTGAGTTCATGCCGTCCCCGCCACCAACGTACTACAAGAACCTCAGGCAGAGAGCAAGTGATGTGCTAAGCGAGGAGCAAATGAAAGAGTGTGAAGAGTTGGGGATTTTGGTGGACAGGGATGATCAAGGGACATTGCTTCAGATCTTCACTAAGCCGATTGGGGACAG GCCAACCATATTCTTGGAGATAATACAAAGAGTTGGGTGTATGCTAAAGGATGGGGAAGGGAAGACCTACCAAAAGGGTGGGTGTGGTGGATTCGGTAAGGGCAATTTCTCTGAGCTCTTCAAATCCATTGAAGAATATGAAAAGACCCTTGAAGCCAAGATTACAGTAGAATCAGGTGCTTCTTGA